From [Clostridium] symbiosum, a single genomic window includes:
- a CDS encoding stage V sporulation protein AB, which translates to MFLRQSLLAFIGLCAGGVIAAGVFAFLAIIGVFPRIIGKTGTSRHILLYETIIIIGGVFGNVLDIFEFPMLFGARGLGIPLLGHLVLGTFGLCSGIFVGCLVMSLAETLKALPVISRRIRLAVGLQYVILSVALGKLFGCLVYFLGGVGK; encoded by the coding sequence ATGTTTCTTAGACAGTCTCTTCTGGCTTTTATCGGTCTTTGCGCCGGCGGCGTCATCGCGGCCGGCGTTTTTGCTTTTTTAGCCATCATCGGAGTATTTCCGCGTATTATTGGAAAGACGGGAACAAGCAGGCATATTCTGCTTTACGAAACGATAATTATTATCGGCGGTGTGTTCGGCAACGTGTTGGATATTTTTGAGTTTCCGATGCTGTTTGGAGCAAGAGGGCTGGGAATTCCTCTGCTCGGACACCTTGTGCTGGGAACTTTCGGGTTATGCAGCGGCATCTTTGTCGGATGCCTGGTAATGTCCCTGGCGGAGACGCTGAAGGCACTGCCTGTAATCAGCAGGAGGATCAGGCTGGCCGTCGGGCTGCAGTATGTAATCCTGTCGGTCGCTCTCGGTAAACTCTTTGGCTGTCTCGTATATTTTCTCGGGGGTGTAGGTAAATAG
- the bilS gene encoding flavodoxin family protein BilS, translating to MKYAIVYSSRTGNTKMLADQALEVFRNTGEGNCLFYGDAQAAELEGQKNGKCAERADILCVGFWTDKGNADADALAFLKTLGETVPVPGKLVLFGTAGFGSDRSYYDRVIHNITQELPEAVNPAAYFMCQGRMASTVLERYQAMLKTNPEDDRARRMIENYHAALSHPGQEDFTAFGHFLEELIGTR from the coding sequence ATGAAATATGCAATCGTATACAGCAGCAGGACGGGAAACACAAAGATGCTGGCGGATCAGGCGCTGGAAGTGTTCAGGAATACCGGGGAGGGGAATTGTCTCTTTTACGGGGACGCGCAGGCCGCTGAGCTGGAAGGACAAAAGAACGGGAAATGTGCGGAACGGGCCGATATTCTCTGCGTCGGTTTCTGGACCGATAAGGGGAATGCGGACGCCGATGCCCTTGCCTTTTTAAAGACGCTGGGGGAAACGGTTCCGGTTCCGGGAAAGCTGGTTCTCTTCGGCACGGCCGGTTTTGGCTCCGACCGGTCATACTATGACAGAGTGATCCACAACATCACTCAGGAACTGCCCGAAGCCGTAAATCCGGCCGCGTATTTCATGTGCCAGGGCAGGATGGCCTCCACCGTGCTGGAACGCTACCAGGCCATGCTGAAGACCAATCCGGAGGACGACAGGGCCAGGCGGATGATAGAGAATTACCATGCGGCCCTATCCCATCCGGGACAGGAAGATTTCACCGCATTTGGGCATTTTCTGGAGGAACTAATCGGAACCAGATAA
- a CDS encoding transglycosylase domain-containing protein, producing MNYGRKSTKRRIKAASSRKKKYTNKVFLSFFKTVFVLFLFITATGISTGIGMLKGIIDSSPDFNPDSFAPSGYFSTIYNANGEVTDTLIGTDSNRIEATYDELPQDLIDAFVAIEDSRFWQHNGIDLRSITRAAVGVLTHNYSGGASTLTQQLIKNTVFNGGMETSDGAKIERKIQEQYLALQLTKNVDRKIILTNYLNTINLGKNTLGVKAAALRYFNKDVSELTLSECAVIAGITKHPARLNPISGPEDNAERREVILQEMYNQGYITKEEQEEALADDVYSRIQNVDLAIKENTTPYSYYTDELIEQVTEALKEEFGYTNTQAYNLLYSGGLQIETPQDPAIQAIVDEEINNPENYDAARLSVEYRLSVTHADGTTEHFSQETMKTYFRQVKGQTSYEGLFDSEAEIQAAIDEYKAYLLKEGDQVIGESSHITLQPQASFVLIEQSTGYVKAISGGRGEKTANRTLNRATNTPRQPGSTFKVITSFAPAIDTCGATLASVYYDAPYTVGTKTFRNWWGSDYKGYHSIRDGIVYSMNIIALRCMAETVTPQLGVEYAEKLGITTLVSSDLNLSTALGGITKGVTNLELTNAFAAIANNGTYTKPIFFTRILDRNGKVLIENVPETRQVLKDSTAFLLTDAMTDVMQSNVLYSRPGAGVNATGTAAAVPGMTTAGKSGTTTDNKDIWFVGYSPYYTAGIWGGCDNNQKLKDSRGNINGGTSFTKRIWRKIMTRVHDGLSDPGFPVPDSIETAQVCRKSGKLAVSGVCSSDPRGNAVYTEYFAKGTVPTEACDHHVRVTVCTASGGRPTAFCPEDQQEARTFMAVPADEGITDDSYYAMPDYCTVHNGSSTIIDPSGAEGSDIPYGPGYVPETPAPYSRPANEYYTYPHSSGDGNTIPIVPAGPNG from the coding sequence ATGAATTATGGCAGAAAATCAACGAAACGAAGAATAAAGGCAGCCAGCTCCCGGAAGAAAAAATATACAAATAAGGTATTCTTATCTTTTTTTAAAACGGTTTTTGTCCTGTTTCTCTTTATCACCGCAACGGGAATCAGCACAGGGATCGGTATGCTGAAAGGAATTATCGACAGTTCGCCGGACTTTAATCCGGACAGCTTCGCGCCCAGCGGTTATTTTTCCACGATTTATAACGCGAACGGCGAGGTAACCGATACGCTGATAGGCACCGATTCCAACCGTATTGAAGCTACCTATGACGAGCTGCCCCAGGATCTCATCGACGCCTTTGTGGCAATTGAGGACTCCCGTTTCTGGCAGCACAACGGAATCGACCTCCGCTCCATCACCAGGGCTGCCGTCGGCGTCCTGACCCACAATTACAGCGGCGGCGCCAGCACCCTGACCCAGCAGCTCATCAAGAACACCGTGTTTAACGGCGGTATGGAAACCAGCGACGGCGCAAAGATTGAACGAAAGATACAGGAACAGTACCTGGCCTTACAGCTCACAAAGAATGTAGACCGGAAAATTATTCTTACCAATTATTTGAACACGATCAACCTCGGAAAGAACACGCTCGGCGTCAAGGCCGCAGCCCTGCGGTATTTTAATAAGGATGTTTCGGAACTGACACTTTCCGAATGCGCCGTTATCGCAGGCATCACGAAGCACCCGGCCCGTTTGAATCCGATATCCGGCCCCGAGGACAACGCGGAGCGCAGGGAGGTCATCCTTCAGGAGATGTACAACCAGGGATATATTACAAAAGAAGAACAGGAGGAGGCTCTGGCCGACGACGTTTATTCCCGTATCCAGAATGTGGATCTCGCAATCAAGGAGAATACCACCCCTTACTCCTACTATACGGACGAGCTCATCGAGCAGGTGACGGAAGCCCTGAAAGAGGAGTTCGGCTATACAAACACCCAGGCCTACAATCTGCTGTACAGCGGCGGGCTCCAGATTGAAACCCCCCAGGATCCGGCCATACAGGCCATCGTGGACGAGGAAATCAACAATCCCGAAAACTACGACGCAGCCCGTCTTTCCGTGGAATACCGTCTTTCCGTCACACATGCGGACGGGACAACGGAGCACTTCTCCCAGGAGACGATGAAGACCTATTTCCGTCAGGTCAAGGGACAGACAAGCTATGAAGGCCTGTTTGACAGCGAGGCCGAGATACAGGCGGCAATCGATGAATACAAGGCGTATCTGCTGAAGGAAGGCGATCAGGTGATCGGGGAATCCTCCCATATCACGCTGCAGCCTCAGGCGTCCTTTGTCCTGATCGAGCAGTCCACCGGCTATGTCAAGGCCATCAGCGGCGGACGCGGCGAGAAAACGGCCAACCGTACCTTAAACAGGGCCACCAACACGCCGAGGCAGCCGGGATCGACCTTTAAGGTCATCACATCCTTTGCACCGGCCATCGACACCTGCGGAGCGACGCTTGCCTCCGTATACTACGACGCCCCTTATACGGTAGGCACCAAAACATTCAGGAACTGGTGGGGAAGCGACTACAAGGGATACCACTCCATCCGTGACGGTATCGTTTATTCTATGAACATTATCGCCCTGCGGTGCATGGCTGAGACGGTAACGCCCCAGCTCGGCGTGGAATATGCGGAGAAGCTCGGCATTACCACCCTCGTCTCCTCGGATTTGAACCTGTCTACCGCCCTCGGCGGTATTACGAAGGGTGTTACAAACCTGGAACTGACCAATGCGTTTGCCGCCATTGCCAACAACGGCACCTATACAAAACCGATTTTCTTTACAAGGATTCTGGACCGCAACGGCAAGGTCCTGATTGAAAATGTGCCTGAGACAAGACAGGTGTTAAAGGACTCCACCGCCTTCCTGCTGACCGACGCAATGACGGACGTTATGCAGAGCAATGTCCTCTATTCAAGACCCGGCGCCGGCGTCAATGCAACCGGAACCGCGGCTGCCGTCCCGGGCATGACGACCGCCGGAAAGAGCGGAACTACAACGGATAATAAAGATATCTGGTTTGTCGGCTACTCTCCTTACTATACCGCAGGTATCTGGGGCGGATGCGACAACAACCAGAAGCTGAAGGATTCACGCGGCAACATAAACGGCGGCACCAGCTTTACGAAGCGTATCTGGCGCAAGATTATGACCAGGGTCCACGACGGGCTCTCCGATCCCGGCTTCCCGGTGCCTGACAGCATTGAGACGGCCCAGGTGTGCAGGAAATCAGGCAAGCTGGCCGTGTCCGGCGTCTGTAGCAGCGACCCGAGGGGCAACGCCGTTTACACCGAGTATTTCGCCAAGGGAACCGTCCCGACCGAGGCCTGTGACCACCATGTGAGAGTCACGGTCTGCACGGCGTCAGGCGGACGTCCTACCGCGTTCTGTCCGGAGGACCAGCAGGAGGCGCGCACCTTTATGGCCGTTCCGGCGGATGAGGGCATCACCGACGACTCCTACTACGCAATGCCGGATTACTGTACCGTACATAACGGCTCTTCCACGATTATCGATCCTTCGGGAGCGGAGGGAAGCGACATCCCGTATGGCCCCGGCTATGTTCCAGAAACTCCGGCTCCGTACTCGCGGCCGGCCAATGAATATTATACTTACCCGCATTCCTCCGGAGACGGCAATACCATCCCGATCGTCCCGGCGGGACCAAACGGTTAA
- a CDS encoding STAS domain-containing protein, producing MQNELFTYEADGQALIIHLPKELDHHNCRNLKYETDLLMEENYINKIVFDFSQTEFMDSSGIGVLLSRYKQMEGSRGTVRIYGAGPRITRILTIGGIMRLVKKCDTRDDAING from the coding sequence ATGCAGAATGAACTTTTTACCTATGAGGCGGATGGACAGGCGCTCATCATCCATCTGCCCAAGGAACTTGATCATCACAACTGCCGTAATCTGAAATATGAAACGGATCTTCTGATGGAGGAGAATTATATTAATAAAATCGTTTTTGATTTCTCGCAGACGGAGTTTATGGACAGTTCAGGGATTGGCGTTCTTTTAAGCCGGTATAAGCAGATGGAAGGCAGCCGGGGAACGGTGAGGATTTATGGGGCAGGTCCGAGAATTACGAGGATCCTGACAATCGGAGGAATTATGCGGCTGGTAAAAAAATGTGATACAAGGGATGACGCAATTAATGGATAG
- a CDS encoding SpoVA/SpoVAEb family sporulation membrane protein, which produces MEVDKKQYGDYVKQITPVHSTFKNVLTAFATGGVICTIGQILLNLFKENGLEKDAAAAWTLLILILLSVILTGLNIFQKIAKFGGAGALVPITGFANSVAAPAIEYKAEGQVFGVGCKIFTIAGPVILYGVLVSWALGVISMIFGFGL; this is translated from the coding sequence ATGGAAGTAGATAAAAAACAATATGGTGATTACGTAAAACAGATAACACCCGTACACAGCACCTTCAAAAACGTGCTGACGGCATTTGCAACGGGAGGCGTTATCTGTACGATTGGGCAGATTCTTCTGAACCTGTTTAAAGAAAACGGACTGGAGAAAGATGCCGCCGCAGCATGGACGCTGCTCATTCTGATATTATTAAGCGTCATTCTGACGGGCTTAAACATATTCCAGAAAATCGCAAAGTTCGGCGGAGCCGGGGCTCTTGTTCCCATCACCGGTTTTGCCAACTCGGTGGCGGCTCCGGCAATCGAGTACAAGGCTGAGGGCCAGGTATTCGGGGTGGGCTGTAAGATATTTACGATTGCGGGCCCTGTTATTCTTTATGGCGTCCTGGTGAGCTGGGCGCTTGGAGTTATCAGCATGATATTCGGCTTTGGGCTTTAA
- the bilR gene encoding bilirubin reductase, with product MYEMINSPFTIRGLTLKNRIVFAPTTMGLKEEEYLERMGRIAAGGAAMLTVGDVPVLRHSLFEKSLYSRKGFEFYSRVTDTIHKNGAKACAQLHVSDSDVKGMLRYIPGVLTKKITPDRLRTLMNERTGPYISRIPKKRVKEITSSFSEAARLAEKAGFDMIQIHGDRMCGSFSSAVFNHRTDCYGGSAENRARFASEAVAAVRRALPDMPIEYKLAVRQENPHYGNAGILLEELPVFLPLLQAAGVDCYHVALADHTSLSDTIPPKSHPYFSEEGCFLKYCDEVRKYTALPVCGVGGLTSPDFIEEQLQKARIDYAAMSRQLIADPQWPAKTAGENREKIRTCVRCNRECLGGMMEHRGVHCIYDGRQEEKR from the coding sequence ATGTACGAAATGATCAATTCCCCATTCACCATCCGCGGCCTGACGCTCAAAAACAGGATTGTATTTGCCCCGACTACGATGGGGCTGAAAGAGGAGGAGTATCTGGAACGGATGGGGCGGATAGCCGCGGGAGGCGCGGCGATGCTGACAGTCGGGGACGTTCCCGTCCTGAGGCACAGCCTGTTTGAAAAGTCGCTGTATAGCAGGAAGGGATTTGAATTCTACAGCAGGGTGACCGATACCATACATAAAAACGGGGCAAAGGCCTGCGCGCAGCTTCATGTGTCGGATTCCGACGTAAAGGGAATGCTCCGCTATATACCGGGAGTCCTGACGAAGAAAATTACGCCCGACCGGCTGAGGACCCTGATGAATGAGAGAACCGGCCCATATATCAGCCGGATTCCCAAGAAAAGAGTGAAGGAGATCACGTCATCCTTTTCGGAGGCGGCAAGACTGGCTGAAAAGGCCGGTTTTGACATGATACAGATTCACGGAGACAGAATGTGCGGCAGCTTCAGTTCCGCCGTTTTTAACCACAGGACGGACTGTTACGGCGGCTCTGCTGAAAACCGCGCCAGATTTGCGTCTGAGGCCGTTGCGGCCGTGAGACGGGCGCTTCCGGATATGCCCATTGAGTATAAGCTGGCTGTGCGCCAGGAGAATCCCCATTATGGCAATGCGGGAATCCTGCTGGAAGAACTGCCGGTCTTTCTGCCGCTTCTTCAGGCCGCCGGTGTGGACTGCTATCATGTGGCCCTGGCGGATCACACTTCGCTGTCGGATACGATACCGCCGAAATCCCATCCATATTTTTCTGAGGAAGGCTGTTTCCTGAAATACTGCGACGAGGTGAGGAAATATACCGCCCTTCCGGTATGCGGGGTAGGCGGACTGACCAGTCCGGACTTTATAGAAGAACAGCTTCAAAAAGCCAGAATCGATTATGCCGCCATGAGCCGCCAGCTGATCGCCGATCCGCAGTGGCCGGCAAAGACGGCGGGAGAGAACCGGGAGAAAATAAGAACCTGCGTCCGGTGTAACAGGGAATGCCTGGGAGGAATGATGGAACACAGGGGAGTTCATTGTATTTACGATGGAAGACAGGAGGAAAAAAGATGA
- a CDS encoding YigZ family protein — MKENYRILYEGGEGEIVEKKSRFIATIRPVESEDEAVSFIAEMKKKYWDATHNCSAFTVGENFEISRCSDDGEPAQTAGRPMLDVLLGEEIHNVCAVVTRYFGGTLLGTGGLVRAYSGAVQEGLKNCVILEKKLAEKLELKTDYSDLGKIQYILAEQGITVLGSEYSDKVVLTALAPLSEAQVLKKKLTEGTGGRCLIELLDKVYFGVTGGETVIF, encoded by the coding sequence ATGAAAGAAAATTACAGAATCCTTTATGAGGGAGGAGAGGGGGAGATTGTGGAGAAAAAGTCACGTTTTATTGCCACAATCCGCCCAGTGGAATCCGAGGACGAGGCCGTCTCCTTCATAGCGGAAATGAAGAAAAAATATTGGGACGCGACCCACAACTGCTCCGCTTTTACGGTGGGGGAGAACTTTGAGATTTCCAGATGCAGCGACGACGGGGAACCTGCCCAGACGGCGGGAAGGCCGATGCTCGACGTGCTTCTGGGGGAGGAGATCCATAACGTCTGCGCCGTCGTAACGCGTTATTTCGGCGGAACGCTTCTGGGGACGGGCGGCCTGGTCCGGGCCTACTCCGGGGCGGTCCAGGAAGGGCTTAAAAACTGCGTGATCCTGGAGAAAAAACTGGCCGAGAAACTGGAGCTTAAGACCGATTACAGCGATCTTGGGAAAATACAGTATATCCTTGCGGAACAGGGCATTACGGTGCTGGGAAGCGAATACAGCGACAAGGTGGTTCTCACCGCACTTGCGCCGCTTTCCGAGGCGCAGGTACTAAAGAAAAAGCTGACGGAAGGAACCGGAGGCCGCTGCCTTATCGAACTTCTCGACAAGGTGTACTTCGGGGTAACCGGCGGTGAGACCGTCATCTTTTAA
- the spoVAE gene encoding stage V sporulation protein AE — protein sequence MDYVKAFIVGGLICAAVQILMDKTKLLPGRIMVLLVVTGSILGWIGIYEPFAEWAGAGATIPLLGFGNSLWKGVSEAIGKDGLLGLFKGGFTAGSAGISGALIFGYFASLIFKPRLKD from the coding sequence ATGGATTATGTAAAGGCGTTTATCGTGGGCGGACTGATTTGCGCGGCGGTGCAGATTCTGATGGATAAAACAAAACTTCTGCCGGGCCGTATTATGGTGCTGCTCGTAGTGACAGGCTCCATCCTGGGCTGGATTGGAATCTACGAACCGTTTGCCGAGTGGGCCGGAGCGGGAGCCACAATACCGCTTCTGGGCTTTGGAAACAGCCTCTGGAAAGGTGTCAGCGAAGCGATCGGCAAGGACGGGCTGCTGGGTCTGTTCAAGGGAGGTTTTACGGCAGGTTCCGCCGGAATATCCGGGGCGCTGATCTTCGGGTATTTTGCGTCCCTGATTTTTAAGCCCAGACTGAAGGATTAA
- a CDS encoding stage V sporulation protein AD — protein MQKGKASVKYENQPVILGAASIVGEKEGDGPLGTCFDRIEPDPMYGQDNWEAAESEFQRQTALKCLEKSGLRENEIRYLFAGDLLGQIVATSFGVQDLGIPMFGLYGACSTMGEAMMLGSMVVNAGYADRVMSMASSHFASAERQFRFPLAYGNQRPFSTTWTVTGCGSVIIGKDGKGSPAAQEKAYAKIAGATTGKIVDMQSRDSMNMGAAMAMAAVDTILQNFRDFNVDQNYYDKIITGDLGAVGQNILFDFMDQAGYDVKGIHMDCGMTIFDSAAQDTHSGGSGCGCSAVTLCGYILPKIRSGEWKRVLFVPTGALLSQISFNEGQNVPGIAHGVILEHIGG, from the coding sequence ATGCAGAAAGGAAAAGCCAGTGTAAAATACGAAAATCAGCCGGTGATACTGGGAGCGGCTTCAATCGTGGGTGAGAAGGAGGGCGATGGCCCGCTGGGAACCTGCTTCGACCGGATCGAACCGGATCCCATGTATGGACAGGATAACTGGGAGGCGGCGGAGAGTGAATTCCAGAGGCAGACCGCCCTCAAATGCCTGGAAAAATCGGGGCTTCGTGAAAACGAGATCCGATATCTTTTTGCCGGTGATTTGTTAGGCCAGATTGTGGCCACCTCCTTTGGTGTCCAGGATCTCGGAATACCGATGTTCGGTCTTTATGGCGCCTGTTCCACCATGGGGGAGGCCATGATGCTTGGGTCCATGGTTGTAAACGCAGGCTATGCAGACCGCGTTATGTCTATGGCATCCAGCCATTTTGCATCCGCTGAGCGCCAGTTCCGCTTTCCGCTTGCATACGGAAACCAGAGGCCGTTTTCCACAACCTGGACCGTCACGGGCTGCGGTTCCGTCATCATAGGAAAGGACGGAAAGGGAAGTCCGGCGGCGCAGGAAAAGGCATATGCCAAAATAGCGGGAGCCACGACGGGAAAGATTGTGGACATGCAGTCAAGGGATTCCATGAACATGGGAGCGGCCATGGCGATGGCTGCGGTTGACACAATTCTGCAAAACTTCCGTGATTTCAATGTGGATCAGAACTATTATGACAAGATTATTACCGGAGACCTGGGAGCCGTCGGACAGAATATCCTGTTTGATTTCATGGATCAGGCCGGATACGATGTGAAGGGAATCCACATGGACTGCGGTATGACAATCTTTGATTCGGCGGCTCAGGATACCCATTCGGGCGGAAGCGGCTGCGGCTGTTCGGCCGTGACGCTGTGCGGTTATATTCTGCCGAAGATCAGGAGCGGAGAGTGGAAGCGGGTGCTCTTTGTGCCTACCGGAGCCCTTCTTTCCCAAATCAGTTTCAACGAGGGGCAGAATGTCCCGGGAATCGCCCATGGGGTGATTTTGGAGCACATCGGGGGCTGA
- a CDS encoding stage V sporulation protein AA, with the protein MTQTVYVKLSQITQVHKKDIFLSDIAEVYCSDKSTASRCKAVKVQTIHSDQEKRYMGSIVDVVQKISENVPEAEVNSVGETDFIIDYQPSKKPMYTWQWLKTIFVCLVCFSGAAFAIMTFNNDASVLDVFKELYRLVMGKESDGLTILETSYSVGLALGIVVFFNHFAKIKLNTDPTPLEVEMRLYEDNINKTLIQNDGRKESGVDVS; encoded by the coding sequence ATGACACAGACAGTATATGTAAAACTCAGCCAGATTACCCAGGTCCATAAGAAGGATATTTTTCTGAGCGATATTGCAGAGGTCTACTGCAGTGATAAGAGCACGGCCAGCCGGTGTAAAGCGGTGAAGGTGCAGACGATCCATTCCGATCAGGAAAAGCGGTATATGGGGAGTATTGTGGATGTTGTCCAGAAGATTTCGGAGAACGTTCCGGAAGCGGAAGTGAACAGTGTAGGGGAAACGGATTTTATCATCGATTACCAGCCGTCTAAAAAACCGATGTATACATGGCAGTGGCTCAAGACAATTTTTGTCTGCCTCGTATGTTTTTCGGGAGCGGCTTTTGCAATTATGACGTTTAATAACGACGCAAGCGTGTTGGATGTGTTCAAGGAATTGTACCGCTTAGTCATGGGAAAAGAGTCGGACGGGCTTACGATTTTGGAGACCTCCTACTCGGTCGGCCTGGCACTGGGCATCGTCGTATTCTTTAATCACTTTGCAAAAATCAAGCTGAATACGGATCCGACGCCGCTGGAGGTGGAGATGCGCCTTTACGAGGATAATATCAATAAAACCCTGATTCAGAATGACGGAAGAAAGGAGTCTGGCGTAGATGTTTCTTAG
- the bilQ gene encoding bilirubin utilization transcriptional regulator BilQ — translation MYQTFAYYTSVFREDFTSFCKGELQKEGISLGLLYFLIYIGKKPGCSQREMAAAVRSDEGYAARSVEKLLQDGFIERRRHEKDRRMVLLTLTKKGEQTFEKAHSLFKEWDEKALSALDANEKERLFAMLKKIKGAEEGTGCTK, via the coding sequence ATGTACCAGACATTTGCCTATTACACTTCGGTTTTCAGGGAAGATTTCACATCATTCTGTAAGGGAGAACTTCAGAAGGAGGGGATATCCCTGGGGCTGTTATATTTTCTGATTTACATCGGGAAGAAACCGGGCTGTTCGCAGCGGGAGATGGCGGCGGCCGTCCGCTCGGATGAAGGTTATGCGGCCAGATCGGTGGAGAAGCTTCTGCAGGACGGTTTTATCGAGCGCAGACGCCATGAGAAGGACAGGAGGATGGTTCTTTTGACGCTTACAAAAAAAGGGGAGCAGACCTTTGAAAAGGCCCATTCACTCTTTAAAGAGTGGGACGAAAAGGCGCTGTCCGCTCTGGATGCGAATGAAAAGGAGCGGCTTTTTGCCATGCTTAAAAAGATAAAGGGAGCAGAGGAGGGAACGGGATGTACGAAATGA
- a CDS encoding SigB/SigF/SigG family RNA polymerase sigma factor has product MDETMKLIEMAHNGDKAARERLVMDNVGLVWSIVRRFTGRGCETEDLFQIGSIGLIKAIDKFDTSYEVRFSTYAVPMITGEIKRFLRDDGMIKVSRSIKELGIKVSVVRESLSGSLGREPTLEEISDALGASKEEVAASLEAGCQVESLYAPSGTGEDNTLSLIDKVAEEREENEMLLDRMVLGELLKSLEKKQREIIVRRYFYNQTQTQIAEILGISQVQVSRMERKILKEMREKL; this is encoded by the coding sequence ATGGATGAGACCATGAAACTAATCGAGATGGCTCACAACGGGGATAAAGCAGCCAGAGAACGGCTGGTAATGGACAACGTAGGGCTGGTCTGGAGTATTGTCAGACGCTTTACGGGAAGAGGATGTGAGACAGAAGATTTGTTTCAGATAGGGAGCATCGGGCTTATCAAGGCAATTGATAAATTCGACACTTCCTACGAGGTGCGTTTTTCTACTTATGCGGTTCCGATGATCACCGGGGAGATAAAACGTTTTCTCCGGGACGATGGCATGATCAAGGTCAGCCGTTCCATCAAGGAACTGGGGATTAAGGTCAGCGTAGTGCGGGAGAGCCTGTCCGGTTCCCTGGGCCGGGAACCGACCCTGGAGGAAATTTCCGACGCCCTCGGGGCCAGCAAAGAGGAGGTGGCGGCATCCCTGGAAGCCGGATGCCAGGTCGAATCCCTCTATGCGCCATCCGGAACAGGCGAGGACAACACCCTGTCCCTGATCGACAAAGTGGCCGAAGAGCGGGAAGAAAACGAGATGCTCTTAGACCGCATGGTGCTGGGAGAACTCTTAAAATCCCTGGAAAAAAAGCAGCGTGAAATCATCGTTAGAAGATATTTTTACAACCAGACCCAGACGCAGATAGCGGAAATCCTGGGAATCTCCCAGGTTCAGGTATCGCGGATGGAGCGGAAGATATTGAAGGAGATGAGGGAGAAGTTATGA
- the spoIIAB gene encoding anti-sigma F factor has product MEIKEQETKKTLRKEWMKMQIESRSENEEFARVTVAVFMSRMDPTLEEINDVKTAVSEAVTNCVIHGYGNGEGIIYIETGIEEDELSVWIRDEGRGIDNIEKAMEPMYTSDTSGERSGMGFSFMEAFMDRVEVESEPGRGTMVKMKKKIGR; this is encoded by the coding sequence ATGGAGATAAAGGAACAGGAAACGAAAAAAACGCTCAGAAAAGAATGGATGAAAATGCAGATCGAAAGCCGGTCGGAGAATGAGGAATTCGCCAGGGTGACCGTGGCCGTATTTATGAGCCGCATGGACCCGACCCTGGAGGAGATTAACGATGTAAAAACCGCCGTGTCGGAGGCGGTGACGAACTGCGTGATTCACGGATACGGAAACGGGGAAGGAATCATTTACATAGAAACCGGCATCGAGGAGGACGAACTTTCAGTCTGGATCAGGGATGAGGGCAGGGGTATCGACAACATTGAAAAAGCAATGGAACCCATGTATACCAGCGATACCAGCGGAGAACGGTCCGGAATGGGATTTTCCTTTATGGAGGCATTCATGGATCGGGTGGAAGTAGAGTCGGAACCGGGCCGGGGAACTATGGTAAAAATGAAAAAGAAAATCGGCAGGTGA